The DNA window CCGAGATCCAGAGGCCGGTTTTCCCCAGCCGACGGTATTCCATCCCGGGATTGTAACTGCGCGTCTTGGCGACGTCGCTCGCGCCGGCCGCCTGGGCCTCATTCGGGCCGAGGGCGCCGATCCCCATGGCCAGCCCCCCCGCCGCTGCCGCCGAGGCGCTCGTCTGAAGAAAATCCCGCCGCGTCATTCGTCCGTCTGCCACCGTCCACCTCTCTTTCTCGTTCGCCGACCCCTGGGATTCGCCTTGCTCCGCCCCCCTCCGAAAGATGCCTCGCCCCTGAATGGGGCCTGCTCTTTCAACACCATTCCCGCGCCACAGACTCGCTGAATTCTACCCCTTTTCCGCCCCCGCGTCAAGCCAATCCACGCCAGGAGTTTCCCCCGCGCGCCGTGGCGGACCCCCGCCACATTTAGCCGCCCAGTTTACTGGGCGCGTATTGTGCCGTTCACGCCCCCCCGCGCGCCATGGCGGACCCCCGCCACGGCGCGGCGAGGAACGACACGCGCCTCGCCCCCAAAGGGGTCCAAAGGGAACAGGGACGCGGCGGGCGCATGGGGACAAACTAAGACCGAGGGCGTCCGGCATTTCGTTGCATCGCCCGGCCGGAACCGGTAGGCTGTGCACGCCTCGGCTGAGCGGCTTCGCCCGAAGACGATTGGAGACGCCATGCCCCGCACGCTTGCGACATTCTTGATCCTGGTCCTGGCGATGGCCTCGGCCGCCGCCGCGGCGCATCCCTGGCCGCCGGCGGACCTGCTGGCGTGGCGGGAACTGGCCCCCTTGCCCCCCGCACCGGGCCGCGACCTCCAGCCCGGCGTCGCCGGTCCGTTCGTCGGCGTCCATCGCGGCGTGCTGGTCGTGGCCGGCGGCGCGAACTTCCCCGACGCCCCGCCGTGGCAAGGCGGCCGGAAGGTCTGGCACGACGCGTATTTCGTCCTGGAGAACCGGGGCGACACCCCCCTGCGCTGGCGGACCCAGGACGACTTCCGGCTGCCGCGGCCGGCCGCGTACGGCGCCAGCGTCGGCACCGAACACGGCATCGTGCTGATCGGCGGCTGCGACGCCGAGCGGTGCTTCCGCGAGGTTTGGCTGGCCCGTTGGGACGGCTCGCGCCTCACGTTCGCGGCCCTGCCCGCCCTGCCCCGGCCGCTCGCCTTCATGGCGGCGGCGAAGGTCGGCGATGCCATCTTCGTGGCCGGCGGCCAGGAGACCCTGCAGGACGCCCGGGCCACGCGGAACGTCTGGCGGCTGAACCTGTCGCGCCTGGCTTCGGCCTCCGCAACGCCGCCGACCGGCTGGGGATGGGAGGAACTCGCCCCCTGGCCCGGCCCGCCGCGAATCCTGGCCGTGGCCGCCGGACAAAGCGACGGCGCCGCCGACGGCTTCTACCTCGCGAGCGGCCGCAACGTGGCGCCCGGAAAGCCGACCGAGGTGCTGACCGACGCCTATGCGTTCAAGCCGCGAACCGGCCGGTGGACCCGCCTGGGCGACGTGACGCCCGGCGGCGGGCCGCCGCAGTGCCTCATGGCTGCGCCCGCGATCGCCTCCGGCGCGAACCACATCCTGGTCTTCGGCGGGGACGACGGACGGCTCTTCCTGGAACTGGAGGACCTGGACCGCGCCATCGCCGCGGCCACCGCGGCCGGCGACGCCGCACGGGCCCAGACGCTCGGAGAAAAGAAGGTGCGGAGGCTCGAGACCTACCCCGGCTTCGGCCGGGACGTCCTCGCCTATCACACGATCACCGATACATGGACACGCTTCGGCACGTTCCCGGCCCCCTGTCCCGTGACGACGGCGGCCGTGCGGTGGGGCGGAGGCATCGTCATCCCGAGCGGCGAGGTGCGGCCGGGCGTGCGGACCGATAAGGCTTGGCGGGGCGAACCGCCGACGCTGGCGACGCCCTTCGGCGCAGTCAACTACGCCATCCTGGGCGTGTACATGGCGGCCCTGATGGCGATGGGCGTGTACCTGTCGGGCCGCGAGAAAACAACGGACGACTTCTTCAAAGCGGGCGGACGGGTGCCCTGGTGGGCCGCGGGCTTCAGCATCTTCGGGACGCAACTCTCGGCCATCACGTTCATGGCGATCCCGGCCAAGACGTTCGCGACCGACTGGCGGTACCTTTGGCTGAACGTGGCCATCGTGCTGATGGCCCCGGTCATCATCTACGCCCTCCTGCCGTTCTTCCGCCGGCTGAACGTGACGTCCGCGTACGAGTACCTGGAGCGGCGGTTCAACCTGCCGGCCCGGCTCATCGGGAGCGCCATGTTCACGATGCTCCACCTGGGGCGGATCGGGATCGTGTTGTTTCTGCCCTCGATCGCCCTGGGCGTCGTCACGGGCTTCGACGTGCGCGCCTGCATCCTGGTGATGGGCCTCGTGACCATCGCCTACACGGTGCTGGGCGGCATCGAGGCGGTCATCTGGACCGACGTCCTCCAGGTCTTCGTCCTCCTGGGCGGGGCGATCGCTTGCCTGGCGCTGATGGTGGTCGGCCTGCCGCAGGGCGCCGGCGGCCTGGTCGGCCTGGCCCACGAGGCCGGCAAACTCCACGCCTTCGACTTCCGCTTCGACCTGACGACGCCCACCTTCTGGGTCGTCCTGCTGGGCGGCCTGTCGGCCAACTTCATCTCGTACGGCAGCGACCAGGCGGTCCTCCAGCGATACCTGACCACGCGGGACGAGGCGTCGGCGGCCCGAGGCATCTGGACGAACGCCGTCCTCACGGTGCCGGCCACGCTCATCTTCTTCTCCCTCGGCACCGTCTTATATGTATTCTATTTGAAACAGCCGAATCTCCTGAACCCGACGCTCGAGGACGCCGACGCCATCTTCCCGTGGTACATCGTCACGCGCCTGCCGACGGGCATGCCGGGCCTCCTGATAGCCGGCGTGTTCGCGGCCGCGATGTCGACCCTGGACTCGAGCATGAACTCGGTCGCCACCGCCCTCACGACGGACTTCTACGGGCGGTTCCGGCCCGGCGCGCCCGACGCCCGGCGCCTGAAGGTGGCCCGCGTCCTGACGACGGTCGTCGGCCTGGCCGGCACGGCCTTCGCCCTCGTCATGGCGGGCTGGGAGATCAAGAGCCTGTGGGACCAGATGAGCCGGTTCATCGGCCTCTTTGCCGGAGGGCTGGGCGGCCTGTTCCTGCTGGGCATCTTCAGCCGCAGGGCGCACGGCGTCGGCGCGGTGGTCGGACTGGTCGCGAGCGGCTTCGTCCAGTACGCCGTCAGCCGATGGACGCCGCTCCACCTGCTCCTCTACACGGCCACGGGCGTCGGCTCCTCGGTGGTCATCGGATACCTGGCGAGCCTTGTGATTCCCGGCCGGCGGAAACCGCTGGAGGGCCTGACCCTTTACACGCTCCGCCGCCGCGGCGACTGACTACGGAGAATCGCCCATGGCCGAACGCATCGAAGGACTCCTCGCGGCATCGTTCACACCGATGACGGCAGACGGGGGCGTCAACCTCGACGCCGTCGCAGACTACGGGGCGCTGCTGGCGCGGAGCGGCGCAGTTGGGGCGTTCGTTTGCGGCACGACGGGCGAGGGCCTCTCGCTGACCGTCGCCGAGCGGATGCGCCTCGCGGAGCGATGGGCCGAGACCGCCCCCGACGGGTTCCGCCTCGTCATCCACGTCGGGCACACGAGCATCGAAGACGCACGGGCGCTGGCACGCCACGCCGCCGGGCTGGGGGTCTCGGCCATAGCCGCCATGGGCCCGTGCTTCTTCCGACCGCGGACGGTCGAGGACCTCGTGGTGTTCTGCGCCGGGGTGGCCGCCGCGGCCGCCAACCTCCCCTTCTACTACTATCACATTCCTGCCATGACGGGCGTCGCGATGCCGATGGTCGGGTTCCTGGAGGCGGCGGCCGACCGCATCCCGACCCTGGCCGGCATCAAGTACACATGGGAAGACCTGCACGACTTCGGCCTGGCCCGGGAGGCGGCGGGCGGGCGGTTCGACCTTCTCTACGGCCGCGACGAGTCGCTCCTGGCCGGCTTGGCGCTCGGGGCACGCGGGGCCGTCGGCAGTTCGTTCAACTTCGCGGCGCCCCTGTACGCCCGCCTCATCGAGGCGTTCGACTCGGGCGACCTTCCGGCGGCCCGCCGTCTTCAGGCGACCTCGCGCCGGATGATCCGCCTGCTGTACGAGTCGAGCGTATCGTATCTTCCGGCCGCCAAGGCGGTCATGAAGATGGTCGGCGTGGACTGCGGCCCGGTCCGCCCGCCGCTTCGGCCGCTGACGCCCGACGAGGCCGAGGCGGTGCGCCAGGGGCTGGACCGGCTGGGGTTCGACGCGTTCCGCAATCGCTGAGGCCGCGCGCCGTCACATTTAGCCGCGCGCCGTCACATTTAGCCGGCGGGCTTGCCCGCCGCGTATTGTGCCGTTCACCCGCGCGCCACATTTAGCCGCCCGCCGTCACATTTAGCCGGCGGGCTTGTCCCTGTCCATGTTGGACCCCTTCGGGGCCCGCCGCGTATTGTGCCGTTCACCCCCCGCCCCCGCGCGCGCCACATTTAGCCGGCGGGCTTGCCCGCCGCGTATTGTGCCGTTCACCCGCGCGCCACATTTAGCCGCCGCGCCGGGACGGGTCGAACGAGAGGCTCTCGACGAGGGAAAAACCGCCGGCCCCGGCACGGCTTGTGGCCGTGCCAGGGGGGCCGTGCCAGGGGGAAAATCCGAAAAAATCTTCCTCCGTAAGTCCTTTATTTACAAGCACTTACCCACCTTCCCCAATTTTCCGATTTGACTTTTCAGAAATCTGTGGTATATTACTCCTGGTTAGGGGTGCGGCAGCCGCACGGTGCGGCCTGAGGAGAAAAACGAAGGTCATGTCGGTAGCAGAGGCGAATGCACAAAAGGTTAATGGGCAGGTAGATGTTCATTTCCCAGGGTCTCGCCAAAGGCGGACCCGCAAAAGCCCCTCAGAGGGCGGAAGGAGCAGGAACATGAGAACGTTAGGACTGGCAGTAGCGTTGTTGGCGTGCGCGGTGTTGGGTCTGGCTGGCGGCGCGACCCCGGCAATGGGCGCCGATGCCACGTGGACTGGCTACGGGGACGGCGTGAATTGGAGCGACATGGCCAATTGGGAGAACATTGGCCACACCGGTTGGCAAACCGGCGATCCCAGGCCGGCTAACACCGCG is part of the Planctomycetota bacterium genome and encodes:
- a CDS encoding sodium/solute symporter (Members of the Solute:Sodium Symporter (SSS), TC 2.A.21 as described in tcdb.org, catalyze solute:Na+ symport. Known solutes for members of the family include sugars, amino acids, nucleosides, inositols, vitamins, urea or anions, depending on the system.), with amino-acid sequence MPRTLATFLILVLAMASAAAAAHPWPPADLLAWRELAPLPPAPGRDLQPGVAGPFVGVHRGVLVVAGGANFPDAPPWQGGRKVWHDAYFVLENRGDTPLRWRTQDDFRLPRPAAYGASVGTEHGIVLIGGCDAERCFREVWLARWDGSRLTFAALPALPRPLAFMAAAKVGDAIFVAGGQETLQDARATRNVWRLNLSRLASASATPPTGWGWEELAPWPGPPRILAVAAGQSDGAADGFYLASGRNVAPGKPTEVLTDAYAFKPRTGRWTRLGDVTPGGGPPQCLMAAPAIASGANHILVFGGDDGRLFLELEDLDRAIAAATAAGDAARAQTLGEKKVRRLETYPGFGRDVLAYHTITDTWTRFGTFPAPCPVTTAAVRWGGGIVIPSGEVRPGVRTDKAWRGEPPTLATPFGAVNYAILGVYMAALMAMGVYLSGREKTTDDFFKAGGRVPWWAAGFSIFGTQLSAITFMAIPAKTFATDWRYLWLNVAIVLMAPVIIYALLPFFRRLNVTSAYEYLERRFNLPARLIGSAMFTMLHLGRIGIVLFLPSIALGVVTGFDVRACILVMGLVTIAYTVLGGIEAVIWTDVLQVFVLLGGAIACLALMVVGLPQGAGGLVGLAHEAGKLHAFDFRFDLTTPTFWVVLLGGLSANFISYGSDQAVLQRYLTTRDEASAARGIWTNAVLTVPATLIFFSLGTVLYVFYLKQPNLLNPTLEDADAIFPWYIVTRLPTGMPGLLIAGVFAAAMSTLDSSMNSVATALTTDFYGRFRPGAPDARRLKVARVLTTVVGLAGTAFALVMAGWEIKSLWDQMSRFIGLFAGGLGGLFLLGIFSRRAHGVGAVVGLVASGFVQYAVSRWTPLHLLLYTATGVGSSVVIGYLASLVIPGRRKPLEGLTLYTLRRRGD
- a CDS encoding dihydrodipicolinate synthase family protein — translated: MAERIEGLLAASFTPMTADGGVNLDAVADYGALLARSGAVGAFVCGTTGEGLSLTVAERMRLAERWAETAPDGFRLVIHVGHTSIEDARALARHAAGLGVSAIAAMGPCFFRPRTVEDLVVFCAGVAAAAANLPFYYYHIPAMTGVAMPMVGFLEAAADRIPTLAGIKYTWEDLHDFGLAREAAGGRFDLLYGRDESLLAGLALGARGAVGSSFNFAAPLYARLIEAFDSGDLPAARRLQATSRRMIRLLYESSVSYLPAAKAVMKMVGVDCGPVRPPLRPLTPDEAEAVRQGLDRLGFDAFRNR